Proteins encoded within one genomic window of Anastrepha ludens isolate Willacy chromosome 4, idAnaLude1.1, whole genome shotgun sequence:
- the LOC128862210 gene encoding uncharacterized protein LOC128862210 produces the protein MNIIVFAVCLLVLPGTLLAENIFKINISPEEAQQFLNSANLRGLDSIDYAPKTGENELPEARNEKGEFVYMGRVIDHPEEYVEEHYDAHQYHGQDGLGQYVYGYRDWNQGKNEKKDDAGTVSGSYKYVQPTGRDFVAKYYADRTGFHVEDNRPAHLKEPATKTPAVRKAEEEHFKLWGELAAANGQNPDPFAPEYQQQRNEPAESEYKEYVHEEPPYVPGPEETGPPRGFFYAFDYNVPLLRNKKEREDLEQLRAINNKD, from the exons aTGAACATAATCGTATTTGCAGTTTGCCTTCTG GTTCTTCCAGGCACGCTCCTTGCTGAGAACATTTTCAAGATTAATATTTCGCCAGAAGAGGCACAACAATTTCTGAACAGTGCGAATCTACGCGGTCTGGACAGCATTGATTATGCGCCCAAGACCGGGGAGAATGAGCTGCCTGAAGCACGCAATGAAAAAGGCGAGTTCGTGTACATGGGCCGTGTGATAGATCACCCTGAGGAATATGTGGAAGAACACTACGACGCACACCAATACCATGGGCAGGACGGTTTGGGTCAGTATGTGTATGGCTATCGTGACTGGAATCAGGGTAAGAACGAGAAGAAGGACGATGCGGGCACTGTGAGCGGTTCATACAAATATGTTCAACCTACCGGGCGTGACTTTGTTGCGAAATACTATGCCGATCGCACGGGCTTCCATGTTGAAGACAATCGGCCAGCGCACTTGAAAGAACCTGCAACAAAGACTCCGGCTGTTCGCAAGGCAGAGGAGGAACATTTCAAGCTGTGGGGCGAACTTGCGGCCGCTAATGGTCAAAACCCCGACCCATTTGCCCCTGAATATCAGCAACAACGTAATGAGCCCGCTGAATCCGAGTATAAGGAATACGTTCATGAGGAACCACCATATGTTCCCGGACCAGAAGAAACTGGCCCTCCACGCGGTTTCTTCTACGCTTTCGACTACAATGTGCCACTACTGCGTAACAAAAAGGAACGCGAAGATTTAGAACAGCTGCGAGCAATCAACAACAAAGATTAA
- the LOC128862209 gene encoding uncharacterized protein LOC128862209, whose product MSGFVSDTGTSADLDINSRVVAVVSATSVVTVVATTFVSSSNQTDAKSPCIQMEMSAASPIRCSQVTDANNDLNNEDNSVHDNGNTMNLSLMQTSPPPHSYRHSRAYRHFKNPPQPHMCIRTTTETGEELFINVLSWTRIVIPQEPTDPIPLYGGMRVPPGSPRSPPIVFAVMANPEVLKDSGRHSKDPEERRAMVELMCDFVEAMNPGVKLVRNAVILKDRDISGELKDVWNAVQAQRDREREEQMLQQRQQQHFHNVTTQQMFPKSAESIRISEEKQNSVINPEKVDKVPLDSLVERSIAVRDSAPSESKISSAVQDYELSRIDATKINHLKAKNALCAKVSIEENASGGENAFSTYVDGKDQIDATDKLSSKLSANGNMEASVKPLSGTETIGEDNTESKGTQSGNHSLSPSSTVVTAVAPVIIKNTIAGAETLSTSNSTKIVTLVSATASTTTSTKKDKLVGFLPNGCIFPRFKNYKNKEKDKDKEKETKTKEKTLLNALKKSKDKKVAPIENCEKTSGETDQKINYEKNCSHLENEVQKLDLNKIETSASGDNMFVKLKLAATSATAK is encoded by the exons ATGTCTGGTTTTGTCAGCGACACTGGAACGTCGGCCGATTTGGACATCAATAGCAGAGTAGTGGCGGTGGTTTCTGCAACTTCGGTGGTAACAGTTGTGGCGACCACGTTTGTTAGTTCTTCTAATCAAACGGACGCCAAAAGTCCATGCATACAAATGGAAATGTCTGCTGCATCACCGATTCGTTGCTCTCAGGTGACGGATGCAAATAATGATTTAAATAATGAAGATAACTCTGTTCACGACAATGGGAACACCATGAACCTTTCATTAATGCAAACATCACCACCACCTCATAGTTATCGGCATTCACGAGCCTACCGTCATTTTAAGAATCCACCACAGCCACATATGTGCATTCGCACAACCACAGAGACAGGTGAAGAACTTTTTATTAATGTACTAAGTTGGACGCGAATCGTAATACCACAAGAACCCACTGATCCTATACCTTTGTACGGTGGAATGCGg GTGCCTCCAGGAAGTCCACGCAGTCCCCCGATTGTTTTTGCTGTTATGGCGAATCCGGAAGTGCTGAAAGATTCAGGGCGCCACAGCAAAGACCCAGAGGAGCGCAGGGCTATGGTGGAATTAATGTGTGATTTTGTAGAAGCAATGAATCCTGGTGTGAAATTAGTAAG GAACGCTGTTATTTTGAAAGATCGTGATATATCTGGAGAGCTAAAAGACGTATGGAATGCGGTACAAGCTCAAAGAGATCGAGAACGGGAAGAACAAATGCTTCAGCAACGCCAACAACAACACTTTCACAACGTCACCACCCAacaaatgtttccaaaatcTGCGGAATCTATAAGAATTTCTGAAGAGAAGCAGAATAGTGTCATTAATCCAGAAAAGGTGGACAAAGTTCCCCTAGATAGTCTAGTTGAAAGATCCATAGCAGTAAGAGATTCTGCTCCGTcagaaagtaaaatttcaagtgcAGTGCAAGATTACGAACTTAGCAGAATAGACGCCACGAAAATTAACCACCTTAAAGCAAAAAATGCATTATGTGCCAAGGTTTCAATCGAGGAAAATGCAAGTGGAGGTGAAAATGCGTTTAGTACATACGTTGACGGAAAGGACCAAATCGATGCTACTGACAAGTTGTCCTCAAAACTCAGTGCCAATGGTAATATGGAAGCATCTGTGAAACCACTATCTGGTACAGAGACAATTGGAGAAGACAATACTGAGAGTAAGGGTACTCAATCTGGAAACCACTCTCTTTCGCCTTCTAGTACAGTGGTTACGGCAGTAGCACCTGTTATCATAAAAAACACAATCGCAGGTGCCGAGACTCTTTCAACTTCCAATTCTACAAAAATTGTCACGCTGGTTTCTGCTACAGCTTCAACGACAACTTCCACAAAAAAGGATAAACTAGTTGGATTTTTACCTAACGGATGTATATTTCCCCGGTTtaagaattacaaaaacaaagaaaaggacAAGGACAAAGAAAAGGAGAccaaaacaaaggaaaaaactctcctgaatgctttaaaaaaaagtaaagataaaaaagttgctcctattgaaaattgtgaaaaaacatcGGGGGAAactgatcaaaaaataaattatgaaaagaaCTGCAGTCACTTGGAGAACGAGGTACAAAAGTTGGATCTGAATAAAATCGAAACATCCGCTAGTGGCGACAATATGTTTGTTAAGCTGAAACTGGCTGCCACCTCGGCGACAGCAAAATAG